Within Sorghum bicolor cultivar BTx623 chromosome 2, Sorghum_bicolor_NCBIv3, whole genome shotgun sequence, the genomic segment ACACAATGTAAcgcaatgaagaactagcagctGGCTGCCATTTTTCTCCGGAATATAAGACATCCATATACATACATGCACGCCACATTCATCCTAGTAAACGCAAATATGTACTGTTTCTATATATGATCACTTTTAAAAGATTGAGTTTTAGATTGACGAAAGAAGTATCCTGTAGTAaagtagaaaaaaaaataggcaTTATAAGTCGAGAATTAAAACTAGAGGTGAGACTTGGCCCGTGCTGTTCGACATGACACGATCCTCTCATGCTTTGTGGTGTTGTGGATCTTGAGTTCTTGACATCGAGGCACATTAGGCCATGCCAGTATGGCATGACACATCTTTGCCTCGGTCACAATCCTCTATATTATTTTCATACAAGTTTCATTGATTTTCGTACTCTATTCAAGAATAAGATCATAAATAATACCAAATAATTTTATTGTAGCGCTATAAGCTATTTTCGAGCTGTGTCGATCCAAGCACAAGATCCAAGATATAAAGCCATGGCGTACAACCCGTCGTGCTGTACTATGCTTTTAGGACATGTTATAAAAGACCATACCACAGTCCAACCCTCAAATGGTAATTGTCCAAGTTCTGGCTCTATTTTAAACTGATAACTAGCTAAACAAtgtttagtatatatttaggcTACTATCTGATTGTCAATAAATACGCTTTTACAACATAAAAAACTTGATCTGATTGTGAGAGCAAGTATAATGATGGGCTTATAGCCAAGTTAATGCTGATGTAGAGGAGAGAAGATAcgagagagatgatagcttaGCTCTCATGTAAGAACAAAGCTAGACACAGAGGTATAGATAGGACCCAAATAGCAAGTGTTGTAAGGGAGAATAGAAAAGAGAAAACATCTTAAAGACAAATATAAAACAACTTACTATATAACTTAGCTCTAGTCACTTAGCTTATAGTTAAATACTTAGCTTTTATTATTAACCTTGCTCTAAAATATGGTCGGCTCGATCGTAGGGGTTGGGGGATGTTTCTGTTTGGAGGACAGAGACGGAAAGTGATTCATTCTTCTGTGCACGTGGTACCTACTAGCTGAATGCTGATCGAGATCGACTGCGTCCATTAGCCTCAAACTGTGTGAAACGAAATGACGAAACATGCATGGTCATATGTTTGCTTCAAATTATCTATCGACAGTTAAtatctttcataataaattattaaataatattttcagTCATAACTCTTTAGCCAAGCGTGATTCTTCACTCGAATATTCAGGCAGTAACAAACGTTACAGGCTCGGCGCGTATTATCCTATAAAATACCCAGAGGTTTTGATGAGAAAAATACATACAGAGTTTTGTTACATGTAGATCCCACTGTCCAATTGGACCAAAAGCCCACGGAAGAACAGCCCACAAGGCCACAAGAAACAGCCCTAGCGGCCAGCGTTGCTCCCTTTGTGACAACGCAGCGGCAGCGGTGGCCGGTGGAACCCAAGCCGGCAAAACCTCtgtcaaatagcccaacatgctCCGCTGTCCGGACtaaagtagtagtagttgtcacTTGTGAGTTGTGACTTGTAGCCTTGatcctcttttttcttttttcttggtGAGAGGATCAGCACCTTTGGGCTTTGGCAGGAATAGGCCGGTGAAGGAAATGACCAGAACGCTTTTATTATGTGGGCTGGGCTGAGTTTGGGCCTAGACTAAATGACAGGAATGGAGCCAATGGCAACATTTTTCCGCCGTCATGGGATGGTAAAGTTCTCGTCAACTTTGGAAAGTGCCCTCTTGTCAAGGGGGCTCTTGAGAGCAGATTGAAGAGTTCTcctgagcatctccaagagtttgttaAAATAACTTGACATTTATATAATTTTAGCAAAACAGGAAAAATTTGCCTCCAACAGTTGGGCAAATCAACTTGACAAAAATAGCAACTTGGTATTTGATGCCTCCTAGCGCGCAAATATACGCGTGCCTATCTTGGTTGCCATCGCGATTTCTTGGTCTGAGTCGCCTCCGTCCATGTCGTCTGCTCCTGCATGCTCCTATCAGGTTGTCAGACACATGCTCCTGTCATCTACTCTGTACGTGTATAGGCCTGCATGTTGGTCCAAGTCGCTTGCAGCTGCTAGCGCTGGTCCATGTCGACTTGTCGAGTGCTGGAAGGACATCAAAAAAAACTTGTCTACTCATGAATAAAACATGTCTGCTCACGATAGGAGTCACGGTGAAACTGGTGACCGTTAAAAAAGAATTGCTTgtgggttttttttttgttttagcaAGTCAAAAGTAGCAAACTCTTGAAGAAGGTTTCTTTTTTTACTTAGCATATTATTTTAAGAGTTGGCAAAACACAAAATTTGCCAAGTAAAaaatagcaaactgttggagatgctctaaatttAACTTCCtaagagcatccccaaccgttttgcataattggttggcaaatgagagagtttgccaagtttcaaaaaaatatggcaaaggtgaaaagaggcaatctccaatggtttggcattaatcacttcgcgccaatttcccaatgccaagtgtgaacaggtttggcatatatgccaatcattcctctctttttgccaagttaacaaaattgcaaagtctaaatgccaaaccgttggataagtgtttttaagatttttttacaaatacatgaatgcaaagcttatttgcaaaacggttGAGGATGCTCTAACTAATGTTTCTATATCGGACTATTCTAAACATAAAACTCTTCTGCCATACTAGTTTTATTGTTTTTAGTTTTAGAAAAAAGTTTCATTGATTTGGCTCACCTCGCGTGGGATGGATGGGCCTCACGCGGCTTCACTATTGGCAGTTGCTGCACTAAAAAAAATCTTATATGGACCATCCGCACTCGGCATGGTACGGACGTCCAATAAAACTACACCACGTGTTATGAAGCACTTGTGAATCGAGCTTGACATTCTCCCGTCGTAATTTGTGGCTTCGACAAAACAACTTTCActctatttttattaaaaattagttcttctagaaaAACATTTGGTAGGACTTTTCTATAATAGTCAAAACCAAAATCTAAGATGAGCCATATTAAACAGGATCTAAATTAGGAGGTTCTATTTAATCTAATATTGTAttcaaaaaataatttaatttacaTTTTTTACTAACAATATAAATGTAACATGAACATATAAATAgataattataagacattttagccttctagatattgtcTTGAAAACCTAAAgcttcttataatttggaatagaatAATAGATGATTTGGTCAGATTCAAGAAAGGTTAATGCTCGAGTTACTCCTTATGCACCGCCAAGTCATATGGGCTGTGACACGTCTTTGGTGGGTAAAGCGCCCTACCCCTCTACAAAGTTATTTTATCATGATCTTAGAGCATTTTCAAAAGATTAGACAAAAAGACTAGTcaaatttactgatttagctactctctaaaatagatttgacaaaaaGATATTAAAATATTCCAACATACTCTATAAAGGATGGCTAGTGAGGTAGGCTATCCAAAAGTAAAGAACGAATAAGGTGGGATGGAGAGCTACTTAATTTAAAGAGTCATTTATAGAGTCTGTTGCGGACATTTTTCATTCAACAATAGCTATATAtgcttttagaaaatgatttggcTAATCTCTACTCATGTATTATAGCTTCTGAGTAGAGTTTGTGGAAAGACTCATGGAACGTCGAGCTCCACATCCTTGTTGCTCATAATTGTTAAACTATGTCATGCTTATGCTTAGAGCATAGTCAACTTTACTCTTTTGTATAAACACAAAACCGACATTTATATCTTGCTAATGCTAAGTACATAATCCTTGTTTACTTATGGATAAACCATGTTAACTACACTTGTATCTCATGATACTACGGTCTGAGTTTGCAGGGGAGGATGCTCCTATCTATGGATATTTCTATGCCCTCAATCCCTTGACAGTTTGGGAGTATTAGTGTCCCCTCGATGTGAGATGTAGCTTATGGGTGTGGCATGTGCCATAAGAACGTATCAAACTTATGTTACGCTTTCCTTAGTAGAACTCTGATGTATGAACATGTGCTTGTGCTAAACTGTGGAACACAACTTGTGATGTAAATTTAAGTACTGTTAGTGTGATGTGAACTTGTATTAATAAACTATGAGTTCTCTTGTGCAATTGATCCTGGATCAAGGCTGCATAGTTTTAGGCATTACAAATGATAGAATAATATGGGGACgactgaattaattgggttaagCCGATATTGGATCTTAAATTATTTTACAAATGTAAAACAAAGATATTGGATGTAAAACACAGATATTATTGTACAAATGTAAACAACAGATACTGAATTAATTGGTTGTTGCATATACTTTGAGAATGTCGACTTCTGCCTAAAAAAATGTAAAACATAGATACCGGATATCAAATTATTGTACAAATGAGATCAAATCGGAACCACAATTTGAGCAAAGGATGCGTTTCAAGCTTGAGGCTTATATTCAAACTAATTAATCAGACACACATCCTTTAATCAAACTGTACCCCAAACACCGTAAGATGTGTAGGATAAATCTCGTGGAAGATGCATTTTATGGGAAAATCGTAGCGCAATTTTGGCCATTGATACTTTGGTGGATCAACTTCAGATAAAAGAAAGCAGTAGTGATATTTGACAGTGGTCCTTATTTATATTCGTGATGGAACTATGGTCTATGGACATGCCAGATGTACAGTGCTAGTACAGTTCAGATCCTAACCAGAACAAAGAAACTTCAAATTACGACTATAAATTTGAGGGAGATTTGGCTCTAATCTCAGTAAACGTAAAACTGTTCCTACCAAGGTTTTCCTTTCCTGATGATGAAAGAACCGCTCTTTGAAGACGAACACTCTAGAGTACTAAAAACAAGGGGGGACGCTAGGCACTAGTACTCCGGCAGCTGCTGCAGGATCGCGGCAGCCAGCGCGTGGGTGAACTTGGAATCGCTGGTCAGCGAGCGCGCCATCTGCTCCACGAGCGCCGTCCGGAAATCCGGCGACGCGATCTCCTGGCACAGCTTCTTGAGGTCGGGCGCCTCGGCGGCGTCGAGCACCCGCACGCCGCCTCCCCCTCCGTTCTTGGTGAGGTCCAGCGTGATGGTCGGGCCGGAGGAGTTGATGGAGATGGAGCACGGCACGGGGCCGCTGGCCGTCGCGGAGGCGGAGCTGGGGAGCTCGCCGGCGCGCGTCGGGCTCGGGTGGTTGTGCTCGCCCTCGTACGTCGCCACCAGCAAGGAGCTGTCCTCCGCGCTCCTCTGCACCTGTTCCATTCCAAGGATTGAACAGAGTTGTCGTCATCAGCGACAGACTAGAACTAGACTGCCTTCTTCTTGATCGCCGACGATCACCGCGAAGAAAACAAAATGCGTGAAATGAAATCTAGTACGTACCTTCTTCTTGACGGGGCAGGAGGGAGCGTATGCGCAGCGGAAGTAGGCTCTCGGGGACGGGTTGTCGCGGGTCACCTTCTGGCCGTACTTTCGCCATTGGTAGCCGTCTTTGACGGTGAGCGTGGCGTCGGCGGGGTCGATCCGGGTGCAGACCCTGGTGACCTTGATCCGCCTGCACGTGCCCTCGTCGCTGAGGGCGCTCTCGACGGCGGCATGGTCGCCGGGCTCCGCCTTGGCGTTGGCGTTGCCGTCGCTGGAATTCGACGGCGGCTCCAGGCTGTCCCTGCTCCTCTTCCTGCTGGTGGTGTCGGGGGAGCTGGAGCTCTGCCGCGCGACCTGGCTGGCGTACAGGTAGGCGATCATCTCGGTGAGCCGGCGGTTCTCCTCGCTGACCTGGGTGAGCTTGGCCTCCAGGGTCTTGGCCTGTCACAGTCAGTCAGTCACACCACCGATAGAGTCAGGGACGACCGGCCGGACGACGCGGAGCTAGCAAAGGAAGAAGGAAGCCACCCTGCAGTGCAGCCAGTTACCTGCTCGTCAGACAGGGACGATGCCACCCTGCAGCCAGCGGCGGGACGGTCAAGCCTGTCGTCAGTGTCAGCTGTCGTTTCCGGGCCGCTGCTCCCCGGCGACGACGGCGAAAGGCCGACGCTGAGGTCCAAGCAGACCGGGGACGGGGAGCAGCCGGCGCGGCGCGCCGAGTCCATGAGCAGCATCGATGACCGCGGCGTGTGCGTCTGTCTCTCCGCAGCTGTCGAGGCCGAGGGGGTCAGGAGGATGGACTCAGGAGACTCGGATCGGCACGAATGCGTTCCGCATGGAAGGGCGTGGGTGGTTTATAGGGGAAGGTCCGGGCGAAGGGCTCAAGGGGGACAGAGGAGCACAGGACTCGGGAGGATCGAACGTGCCGGGGGGCCGCGGCGTCGTGAAAATTGTGACGCAACTGAGTGGAAAAAGTGGAGCGCGAGACCGACGCGCCGTGACCGGTCGCGATACGAGGAGCCACGCGCTGTATAGTAGTATCGTCACGGATCACAGCGTCAGCAGCCTACCGTCACTGTGCGCGTCATTctcctctcctttctccctGGTGTTCGTGTCGTGGCCTCGTGGGGGGTTTGATTGACCGCGTCGGGGATTAGCGCGTGCTGCAATGCAACCAAACAAAACGAAGAGCGCGCGCTCGGTGCCTTGTTCCAATTCCGGTGTGTAAGACAGTAAGACTGTCTCCAACAGAGTAGGCAGAGCACGACGCATAGCAAAAAATGCGTCATCTACAGTGTTTTATCGTAACAAAACAGGCTCTAACGGACTATGCAAACACAGAATCCATTTTAGGTGGTGGGCAACACAGAAGGCAAAATTGCCTCTTCTCTCGATTTGTTTGCGTCTCCACACAACGTcgaacagagagagagagagagtgaagGGAGCAGGGGCGCAGAGCGCTGGCGGCGGCCTTGGGCGCTAGTGGCGCGGCTTCAACGAGTTCAACTCCCGCAGCGAGGACAAGCGCAGGGCCACTCCGGCGAACCGCAGGGCCACGCCGCCGGTGCTGCTCTGCCGACGAGGGGAGGAGAGGACCGCTCACGGTGAGGATGGAGGCGCTGTCGTTGAAGAAGGTGGGGGAGGGGACGGATCTCGGACAACGACAGACGAAGGGGCCGCACCTCGAAGGGGTCGTGCTCAAGACACTGCCGGTGCTCGTCCGTGCGAAGGGGCCGCGTGCCTTGTTGGATCTCACGCTGGAGCTCGCAGCTCGATGCCCGGCTGTGGGGAAGACGAAGATGGAGGAGCAGACAGCTAGGAGGAATTGGCCATAGAGGGCTCGGCGGAGGATGGAGGATCTGATGCATTGGGTAAGTTCTTCTCGATGCGCCACAGTATGTGCTTGCCGATGTTAATTGAGCTTTTTGCAGAACAAGTGGTGCAAGGAAAAAGATGAGACCATGGCAACGTCAGTATATAGATTCACCTTGAGCTTGCGATCTTAAGCCTTGGACACGGCCATAGGATTTTTTGGCTTAACTAAATGTTATAATGTACAAACTAACCTCAAGAAATCTAGGGTGGCCTTAAGGTTGATGAAATTGGCATACTTGTGCGCACACAAAATTAAAGCATACTAGAAGTACCCCTATCTAAAAAAATCTTAGGTTTGAACTAAGTTAAACTTTAATAAGTCTATGTAAATTTAGAAGAAATGGTATCAATAACTCTGTATCCAAATTTAGAAAAACATATTTAATAATATTTAGTATGCATCATAACAGACTATTTCTTCTAAATTTACATAGAAATATTATCATTCTTATCTATTTGCTTAAAGTCGAGATTATTGATTGATTCATTCAAAAGCAGAAATCATAACAGACTAGAGTATGCCTCCtagtggatagaatagattaagtAAAAAATTCTTGGAAAAAATACATATAACCATAATAAGGAGGAATAAATATTGATCGCAAACCTTTTACTTGGTGAAATAGTAAGAATCTTTTAAGAAAATATACTTaggagttctaaaaaatttaaaattatgcATAGTACATCTATACATGTATATCATTAATGTAGTAGAATTTAAGATTCAAACTCAATCTAGAAAAATTATACAAAAGATCGTATTACCCCTCCTATATCAATAGATACGTATGGATATGCATAGTTTTAATTCTGTCAGAAACTCCACTAGATATTTAACCAAGGAAGTACTGGACGCTTCCGGAGGCTCACGTTCTTCTAGTAGACGTAGAAGTAGGTCGTAGGTCATAAGTTTTCCGGGAAAAATAGCCGGCTTGACTGACTACCTGTGGGTAAAAGA encodes:
- the LOC8060252 gene encoding WRKY transcription factor WRKY76, with the translated sequence MLLMDSARRAGCSPSPVCLDLSVGLSPSSPGSSGPETTADTDDRLDRPAAGCRVASSLSDEQAKTLEAKLTQVSEENRRLTEMIAYLYASQVARQSSSSPDTTSRKRSRDSLEPPSNSSDGNANAKAEPGDHAAVESALSDEGTCRRIKVTRVCTRIDPADATLTVKDGYQWRKYGQKVTRDNPSPRAYFRCAYAPSCPVKKKVQRSAEDSSLLVATYEGEHNHPSPTRAGELPSSASATASGPVPCSISINSSGPTITLDLTKNGGGGGVRVLDAAEAPDLKKLCQEIASPDFRTALVEQMARSLTSDSKFTHALAAAILQQLPEY